The following is a genomic window from Deltaproteobacteria bacterium.
CCGGAACGCCGTCCTTTCTTGACACGGATTTCTATGCTATGAGAAGCCACGGGTGCTGATGCTCCATTCGGCGAATGGACAAGAGAGGACAGGAAGGAAGGGTTTTTCATCCAATGGCGCATAATCACGAACATCGTGTTTTGAATTACAACAGGGCGTTCGCAATCGGGATTTCCCTGAACGTCGGATTCGTGGTGGTGGAGGTGGTGTTCGGGATCCTTTCCGATTCGATCGCGCTGCTTGCGGACGCCGGTCACAACCTGAGCGACGTCCTCGGACTATTGCTGGCCTGGGGCGCGACCCTTTTAAGCATGCGCACTCCGACCCACCGTAGAACCTATGGCTGGAAAAGCTCGACCCTGCTCGCGGCCCTCGCCAATGCGATCGTTCTTCTGGTTGCGGTGGGAGGCATTGCGTGGGAGTCGATCCGACGATTCAGCCATCCTCAACTGGTCGAGGGGCATGTCGTTGTGGTGGTGGCGGGCATCGCGATCAGCTTCCTCGGGTGGTTATGGATCGACCCGGTAGTGGGCCTGACCATTGCGGCGATCATTCTTATCGGAACCTGGCGGCTGTTTCGGGAGTCTTTCGATCTGGTGCTGCACGCAGTGCCGCGT
Proteins encoded in this region:
- a CDS encoding cation transporter, with the protein product MAHNHEHRVLNYNRAFAIGISLNVGFVVVEVVFGILSDSIALLADAGHNLSDVLGLLLAWGATLLSMRTPTHRRTYGWKSSTLLAALANAIVLLVAVGGIAWESIRRFSHPQLVEGHVVVVVAGIAISFLGWLWIDPVVGLTIAAIILIGTWRLFRESFDLVLHAVPR